A single region of the Dehalococcoidia bacterium genome encodes:
- a CDS encoding HAD family hydrolase, translated as MLNRNEFQLIVFDFFGTLVKNEASEWQQTLSNIAIKQNLPVDGMDFWVEFSRHEVNFRKTRTNMRNPEQSPVFRTYWEAWRDAFVETFKAMSISGDADAAADYSIERLTDQEPFQDSDAVLKSLSLKHDLAVLSNADDRFLHGSIKYNNWDFKFIESSESMEAYKPDPRIFTRFEGKTGIGVSRMIYIGDSVYDDAHGSKLVGMTSILIKRDQETPGRTPPPDSGEMLEPDYTITSLSELPILLNGE; from the coding sequence ATGTTAAATCGAAATGAATTCCAATTAATCGTGTTTGATTTTTTCGGCACGCTTGTTAAAAACGAAGCAAGTGAATGGCAACAGACACTTAGCAATATTGCGATTAAGCAGAATTTGCCTGTTGACGGGATGGATTTCTGGGTAGAATTTTCACGGCATGAAGTAAATTTCCGAAAAACGAGAACAAACATGAGAAACCCCGAGCAAAGCCCAGTGTTTCGAACATACTGGGAAGCATGGCGTGACGCATTTGTGGAGACTTTCAAGGCAATGTCGATCTCGGGCGATGCTGATGCGGCGGCAGATTATTCGATCGAACGACTTACTGATCAAGAGCCTTTTCAAGATTCAGATGCCGTGTTGAAGAGCCTAAGCCTAAAGCATGACCTTGCGGTTCTTTCCAATGCAGATGATCGTTTTCTTCACGGTTCGATAAAATATAACAACTGGGATTTCAAGTTCATTGAGTCATCTGAAAGCATGGAAGCATATAAGCCTGATCCTAGAATATTTACACGATTCGAGGGAAAGACAGGTATTGGTGTTTCAAGAATGATTTATATTGGCGATTCCGTTTATGATGATGCCCATGGATCCAAATTGGTGGGGATGACTTCGATACTGATAAAGAGGGACCAGGAAACGCCAGGGAGAACCCCTCCACCTGACTCAGGAGAAATGCTGGAACCTGATTACACAATTACTTCTTTGTCTGAATTACCTATCCTGCTGAATGGAGAATAG
- the hisIE gene encoding bifunctional phosphoribosyl-AMP cyclohydrolase/phosphoribosyl-ATP diphosphatase HisIE, producing the protein MNNKEGAKILLDQQDLVTAICQDDQTGEVLMVAYMNPESLSKTIESGEMHFYSRSRKEIWHKGETSGSFLHVSSMQVDCDGDVLLFKVKPDGPACHTGEQSCFFTEIDQSVVFERANQGPGIIAELFHTIQSRKKSLPAESYTTQLFEQGTARIAQKVAEEGSEVALAAATNDIDNLPNEAADLMYHLLVLLADANLSPEDVWTVLRDRRS; encoded by the coding sequence ATGAATAATAAGGAAGGTGCAAAAATTTTATTGGACCAACAGGACCTGGTCACGGCAATCTGCCAAGACGATCAGACAGGTGAGGTTTTGATGGTTGCGTATATGAATCCAGAGTCCTTGTCTAAAACTATTGAGTCTGGAGAAATGCACTTTTACAGTCGCTCTCGCAAGGAGATCTGGCACAAAGGGGAGACCTCAGGATCATTTCTCCATGTTTCCTCCATGCAGGTTGATTGTGATGGCGACGTTTTGTTGTTCAAAGTGAAGCCTGATGGTCCCGCATGTCACACGGGAGAGCAATCTTGCTTTTTCACTGAGATAGATCAATCAGTTGTATTTGAGAGGGCTAATCAGGGTCCTGGCATTATTGCAGAACTTTTTCACACTATTCAAAGCCGAAAAAAATCATTGCCAGCTGAAAGCTATACTACCCAGCTATTTGAGCAAGGAACTGCACGTATAGCACAAAAAGTTGCTGAAGAAGGCTCTGAAGTTGCATTGGCTGCAGCGACTAATGATATTGATAATTTGCCCAATGAGGCGGCAGATCTTATGTACCACCTTTTGGTGCTCTTGGCAGATGCTAACCTGTCTCCTGAAGATGTATGGACAGTGCTTCGTGACCGAAGAAGCTAG